The following DNA comes from Alphaproteobacteria bacterium HT1-32.
GCGCCATCGCCGTCAGCCCGGAAGTCATTCTGATGGATGAACCCTGTTCGGCGCTGGATCCGATTGCCACAGCGAAGATTGAAGAACTGATCGATGAACTCCGGTCAAACTTCACGATCGTCATCGTCACCCATTCCATGCAGCAGGCTGCCCGCGTTTCCCAGCGCACCGCCTTCTTCCATCTCGGAGAGCTGGTCGAATGGGGGGAGACACCGCAAATCTTTACCTCGCCCTCGGACCCACGGACGCAGGATTACATAACGGGACGGATCGGATAATCGACATGACCGGTGAAAACACACATATCGTCAGCGCCTTCGATCAGGAACTTGCCAAGCTGAATGACATCATCATCCAGATGGGCGGACTGGCCGAAGCACAGATCAACTCCTCCATTCATGCCGTCATCAAGCGCGACACGGAACGCGCCGGGATTGTCGTTGAGGATGACAAGAAGATCGACCAGCTGGAACGCGAACTGGAAGAACTGGCTGTCAAGGTACTGGCCCTGCGCCAGCCCATGGCGTCGGATCTTCGCGCCGTCGTCGGTGCCCTGAAGATTTCATCCGATATCGAGCGGATCGGGGATTACGCCAAGAATATCGCCAAACGGGCCATTGCCCTGGCGCAGGTTCCGCCGGTTGAGCCGTTGCGCTCAGTGCCGCGCATGGGCTGGCTGGTACAGCAGATCATGAAGCAGACGCTGGATGCCTATATCACCCGCGACCCGGCCGCCGCGACCGCCGCATGGCAGCGGGATGCGGAAGTTGATGATCTCTATAACAGCCTGTTCCGCGAACTGCTGACCTACATGATGGAAGACCCGCGGACCATCACCGCCTGCACCCATGTCCTGTTCATTGCCAAGAACATTGAACGCATGGGCGACCACGCCACCAACATCTGCGAAATCGTTCATTTCATGGCAACCGGCAAGGCCATGCCCGAAGACCGCAAGAAAACCGATACCACCAGCTTTACGGTGGTGGACAAGACATAGGAACAACCAGACCATGAATCCCAGAATCATGATCGTGGAGGATGAGCCCCCTCTCGTTGAGTTGCTCTCCTACAACCTTCAGAAAGAAGGCTTCGACACCTTCTCAGCCCTCGACGGCGAAGAAGCGATGACGCTGGTCGAGGAATGCCAGCCGGACCTTGTACTGCTGGACTGGATGCTGCCGGAACTCTCCGGCATCGAAGTCTGCCGGCAACTGCGCCGCCGCCAGGACACCAAGCATCTGCCGATCATCATGCTGACCGCCAGAGGCGAGGAAGGTGATCGTATCCGGGGGCTTGATACCGGTGCCGATGATTACATCACCAAGCCGTTTTCTCCCCGCGAGGTGATTGCCCGGCTGCGGGCTGTCCTGCGCCGGTCCAATCCGTCGTTTGATTCCGAAGCCCTGCAATATCGCGATATCAACATGGATCTTGCGGCCCACAAGGTCAGTCGCGGCCCGCGCGCGCTGAAGCTGGGGCCGACAGAATTCCGGCTGTTGCGCTGTTTCATGGAACAGCCGGGCCGCGTGTTCTCGCGCGAGCAGTTGCTCGACAAGGTCTGGGGCTATGATGCTGCCATTGAGCCACGCACCGTCGACGTTCATATCCGGCGCCTGCGCAAGGCGCTGAACGGCCCGGAGGAACTCGACCTCATCCGCACCGTGCGTTCCGCCGGCTACGCGCTGGATGAAGATGTCTGAAGGCGACCGGCTATCTGCTCTGCCGCTCCGCCCTGAACCTGCCTGTATCTGAACACAAAAAGGCCGCCCCCGAAGGAGCGGCCTTTTCAGTTTTATCGTCTGGTTGCTTGTCAGCCTTCGAGAATTTTCTCGGCGCTGGAAACTTCAAACTGACCCGGCTCGTCGAGATTGAG
Coding sequences within:
- the phoU gene encoding phosphate signaling complex protein PhoU, with protein sequence MTGENTHIVSAFDQELAKLNDIIIQMGGLAEAQINSSIHAVIKRDTERAGIVVEDDKKIDQLERELEELAVKVLALRQPMASDLRAVVGALKISSDIERIGDYAKNIAKRAIALAQVPPVEPLRSVPRMGWLVQQIMKQTLDAYITRDPAAATAAWQRDAEVDDLYNSLFRELLTYMMEDPRTITACTHVLFIAKNIERMGDHATNICEIVHFMATGKAMPEDRKKTDTTSFTVVDKT
- the phoB gene encoding phosphate regulon transcriptional regulatory protein PhoB; translation: MNPRIMIVEDEPPLVELLSYNLQKEGFDTFSALDGEEAMTLVEECQPDLVLLDWMLPELSGIEVCRQLRRRQDTKHLPIIMLTARGEEGDRIRGLDTGADDYITKPFSPREVIARLRAVLRRSNPSFDSEALQYRDINMDLAAHKVSRGPRALKLGPTEFRLLRCFMEQPGRVFSREQLLDKVWGYDAAIEPRTVDVHIRRLRKALNGPEELDLIRTVRSAGYALDEDV